A single Musa acuminata AAA Group cultivar baxijiao chromosome BXJ2-1, Cavendish_Baxijiao_AAA, whole genome shotgun sequence DNA region contains:
- the LOC135598982 gene encoding cullin-1-like has protein sequence MPFNTMEYMLLCTTIYDFCTMKTPNDLSEQLYAEYKKSLMDYLHSTVLPSLRSKNDEYMLKELVRRWLNYKVMVRWLSRFFHYLDRYFVKKKALLPLKEAGITCFRDLVYEEMKGKIKDAVISLIYQEREGSQIDRPLLNNVVEIFIQIGLGSKEYYEVDLEAPLLQDTAAYYSRKASKWILEDSCPEYMLKAEERLKQEKDRVDHYLDHTTKQKLIENVEHQLLSVNEIQLLEKENSGLIALLRDGKVDDLERLYRLFSRIPEGLTHVSQLFTQHVKAEGTALVSQAENAATDQSVQFLSENHELMNLLGFQVLIRRIIELYDKYMGYVQESFQNHTLLNKALKEAFEVFCNKSVAGSSSAEMLASFCDNVLRKAGSEKLSDDEIDRTLEKSMKLLSYINDKDLFAEFSRKKLARRLLFDRYANEDHERLILTYLKQQCGGQFSSKMEGMVTDLTLAKENQSCFEDYLYANPHAHPGTELSVSVLTTGFWPSYKSSDLTLPDEMIKCIEAYKKFYESSTKNRKLSWIYSLGTCNINAKFDAKSIELNVATYQAAVLLLFNSADRLSYAEIKAQLNLTDEDMVRVLHSLSCARYKILKKAPMTDTVSPNDIFEFNSKFTDKMRRIKVPLPPVDENKKVIEDVNKDRRYAIDAYIVRIMKSRKALGHQQLVLECIQQLSRIFKPDVKLIKQRIEDLITREFLERDEEDPNIYKYIA, from the exons ATGCCGTTCAACACGATGGAGTATATGCTTCTCTGCAC GACTATCTACGATTTTTGCACTATGAAAACCCCCAATGATCTCAGTGAGCAGTTATATGCGGAGTACAAGAAATCGTTGATGGACTACCTGCATTCCACG GTCTTACCTTCTTTGAGGTCGAAGAACGATGAATATATGCTGAAGGAACTCGTCCGGAGATGGTTAAATTACAAAGTCATGGTCAGATGGCTTTCGCGTTTCTTTCATTACCTCGATCGCTATTTTGTCAAGAAGAAGGCACTTCTTCCACTCAAGGAAGCTGGGATTACTTGCTTCCGTGACCTG GTTTATGAGGAGatgaaaggaaaaataaaagatgCCGTCATCTCTTTG ATTTATCAAGAGCGAGAGGGGAGTCAAATAGATAGACCTTTGTTGAACAACGTCGTGGAAATTTTCATTCAGATCGGTTTAGGAAGTAAAGAGTATTATGAAGTTGACTTGGAAGCCCCTTTGCTTCAAGACACCGCTGCCTATTATTCCAGGAAAGCTTCAAAATGGATTCTCGAGGATTCATGCCCGGAATACATGTTGAAG GCTGAGGAGCGCTTGAAGCAGGAGAAGGACAGGGTTGATCATTACTTGGACCATACCACTAAACAGAAATTGATAGAG AATGTGGAACATCAGTTGCTGTCTGTAAATGAAATCCAACTTCTAGAAAAGGAAAATTCTGGATTGATTGCATTACTTCGAGACGGCAAG GTGGATGACCTCGAGCGTCTGTATAGGCTCTTCAGCAGAATACCTGAAGGCCTGACTCATGTTTCTCAGTTGTTTACGCAG CATGTGAAAGCTGAAGGTACAGCCCTAGTCAGCCAGGCGGAGAACGCTGCGA CAGATCAATCGGTTCAGTTTCTTTCTGAGAATCATGAATTGATGAACCTCTTGGGTTTTCAGGTTTTGATCAGAAGAATTATTGAGCTGTATGACAAGTATATGGGATATGTCCAGGAAAGCTTCCAGAATCACACCCTTCTCAACAAG GCACTCAAAGAGGCTTTTGAAGTTTTCTGCAATAAGAGCGTCGCGGGCTCCTCGAGTGCCGAGATGCTGGCTTCCTTTTGCGATAATGTTCTTAGAAAAGCAGGAAGTGAGAAGCTCAGTGATGACGAAATTGACAGGACTTTGGAGAag tccatgaaattgctttcttacatCAATGACAAAGACCTGTTTGCTGAGTTCTCCAG GAAGAAGCTTGCGAGGAGGTTGCTGTTTGACAGATATGCTAACGAGGATCATGAGAGGCTCATTTTGACGTACCTAAAGCAGCAATGTGGAGGGCAGTTCAGCTCAAAGATGGAGGGCATG GTGACTGATCTAACTCTTGCTAAAGAAAACCAATCGTGTTTCGAGGACTACCTCTACGCGAACCCCCATGCGCATCCAGGGACAGAGCTCAGTGTCAGTGTTCTCACGACTGGATTCTGGCCAAGTTACAAATCATCTGATCTCACCCTTCCCGATGAGATG ATCAAATGCATAGAAGCCTACAAGAAGTTTTATGAGTCCAGCACCAAGAACAGAAAGCTTTCGTGGATATATTCGTTAGGGACATGTAACATCAATGCCAAGTTTGATGCCAAATCCATAGAGCTTAATGTGGCAACTTATCAG GCGGCAGTTCTTCTGCTATTTAACTCCGCAGATAGATTGAGCTACGCAGAGATCAAAGCTCAGCTCAACTTGACCGATGAGGACATGGTCAGAGTGCTTCACTCGCTTTCTTGTGCCAGATATAAGATTCTAAAGAAAGCGCCAATGACAGACACCGTCTCTCCCAACGACATCTTCGAGTTCAATTCCAAATTCACCGACAAAATGAGAAGGATTAAG GTACCTCTTCCCCCGGTGGACGAGAACAAGAAGGTGATAGAAGATGTCAACAAAGATCGAAGATATGCTATTGATGCTTACATCGTGCGCATCATGAAAAGTCGAAAGGCTTTGGGTCATCAACAGTTGGTGTTGGAATGCATCCAACAGCTTAGCCGCATTTTCAAG CCTGACGTAAAATTGATCAAGCAACGAATAGAAGATCTGATCACCAGAGAATTTTTAGAGCGGGACGAGGAGGACCCAAACATTTACAAATACATTGCCTGA